From Coturnix japonica isolate 7356 chromosome 1, Coturnix japonica 2.1, whole genome shotgun sequence, the proteins below share one genomic window:
- the LOC107308462 gene encoding putative N-acetylated-alpha-linked acidic dipeptidase, translating to MWTSLGAVTEPAGPRAASGRFWAITLGAAIGLFLLGFLVGWFAKPVEEKTPLKPHVEMKAAFMAEMKAENIKHFLFNFTQRPHLAGTKENLHLAQQVQAEWEEFGLDSVQLFHYDVLLSYPDENKPNYVSITDEHGNEVFNTSLSEPPPAGYEAVEDVVPPYSAFSAQGMPEGELVYVNYGRTEDFFKLEREMGINCTGKIVIARYGKIFRGNKVKNAELAGAKGIILYSDPADYCAPGVDPYPNGWNLPGGGAQRGNVLNLNGAGDPLTPGYPAKEYTYRLDKASGVGLPKIPVHPIGYHDAESLLRNMGGSAPPHSSWKGNLNVSYNVGPGFTANYSTRKVKMHIHSNNKVTRIYNVLGTIRGSVEPDRYVILGGHRDSWVFGGIDPQSGAAVVHEIVRSFGKLKKEGWRPRRTVIFASWDAEEFGLLGSTEWAEENAKLLQSRGVAYINADSSIEGNYTLRVDCTPLMYRLVYSVTKEIPSPDEGFEGKSLYESWYKKNPSTEYKEVPRINKLGSGNDFEVFFQRLGIASGRARYSKNWNVEKYSSYPVYHSVYETYEIVERFYDPSFKNHLTVAQVRGGLVFELANSVLLPFDCRDYASALNNYAHIIYNMSRNHEEELATYNVSFDALFSAVKNFTEAADSFHDRLRQIDINNLLAVRSLNDQLMFLERAFIDPLGLPGRPFYRHVIFAPSSHNKYAGESFPGIYDAMFDIENKADQDEAWKEVKRQISIAAFTVQAAAGTLKEVA from the exons ATGTGGACGTCGCTCGGTGCTGTCACGGAACCCGCCGGCCCCAGGGCAGCGAGCGGCCGTTTCTGGGCCATCACCCTGGGGGCAGCGATTGGGCTTTTCCTCCTCGGGTTCCTCGTCG GCTGGTTTGCAAAACCTGTAGAAGAGAAGACACCTTTGAAACCTCATGTGGAGATGAAGGCCGCATTTATGGCTGagatgaaagctgaaaacatcaAGCACTTTCTTTT CAATTTTACACAGCGTCCTCACCTTGCAGGAAcaaaggagaatctccatcTGGCACAGCAGGTTCAAGCTGAGTGGGAGGAGTTTGGTTTGGATTCTGTTCAGTTGTTTCATTATGATGTCCTGCTCTCTTATCCAGATGAAAATAAACCCAATTATGTCTCAATAACTGATGAGCATGGAAACGAG GTATTCAACACATCATTATCAGAGCCACCTCCTGCAGGGTATGAGGCTGTTGAAGATGTGGTGCCACCCTACAGTGCATTTTCAGCCCAAGGAATGCCTGAG GGTGAGTTAGTGTATGTCAATTATGGCCGCACTGAGGACTTCTTTAAGCTAGAACGTGAAATGGGAATTAACTGTACAGGAAAGATTGTTATTGCCAGATATGGGAAGATCTTCAGAGGAAATAAG GTGAAGAATGCTGAACTGGCAGGTGCCAAGGGAATTATTCTCTACTCAGACCCTGCTGACTACTGTGCTCCTGGAGTAGATCCATATCCAAATGGCTGGAACCTTCCAGGTGGAGGAGCCCAGCGTGGAAATGTATTAAACCTGAACGGTGCGGGAGATCCTCTGACACCAGGCTATCCTGCAAAAG AATACACCTACCGGTTAGACAAAGCCAGTGGTGTAGGTCTCCCAAAAATTCCAGTTCATCCCATTGGTTATCATGATGCTGAGTCATTACTGCG TAATATGGGAGGATCTGCACCACCGCATAGTAGCTGGAAAGGAAATTTGAATGTGTCTTATAATGTTGGCCCTGGTTTCACAGCAAATTATTCTACAAG AAAGGTAAAAATGCACATTCATAGCAACAACAAAGTAACAAGAATTTACAATGTGCTTGGTACCATCAGAGGCTCCGTGGAACCAG ATAGATATGTCATCCTGGGAGGCCACCGGGACTCGTGGGTATTTGGTGGCATTGATCCTCAGAGTGGAGCAGCTGTGGTTCATGAGATTGTGAGGAgctttggaaaactgaaaaaagaag GATGGAGGCCACGGAGAACAGTGATATTTGCAAGCTGGGATGCAGAGGAATTTGGCTTGTTAGGATCAACGGAGTGGGCTGAG GAAAATGCCAAACTATTGCAATCACGAGGAGTGGCTTATATCAATGCAGATTCCTCCATTGAAG gaaacTATACACTAAGGGTGGATTGCACACCACTGATGTACAGACTGGTGTACAGTGTAACCAAAGAG aTACCAAGTCCCGATGAAGGGTTTGAAGGAAAATCGCTTTATGAGAGCTGgtataaaaaaaatccatcaacAGAATATAAGGAGGTCCCAAG aataaataaactgGGTTCTGGCAATGACTTTGAGGTCTTTTTTCAACGTCTTGGCATTGCTTCAGGCAGAGCACGTTACAGTAAAAACTGG aatgtAGAAAAATATAGCAGCTACCCAGTTTACCACAGTGTGTATGAAACCTACGAAATTGTGGAAAGATTTTATGATCCTTCCTTCAAGAATCATCTGACAGTAGCTCAGGTACGGGGAGGGCTGGTGTTTGAACTGGCCAACTCTGTTCTACTTCCTTTTGACTGTAGAGATTATGCATCAGCTCTGAACAACTATGCTCATATCATCTATAATATGTCAAGGAATCATGAGGAAGAACTGGCAACATACAATGTATCCTTTG ATGCTCTCTTTTCAGCTGTGAAGAATTTTACAGAAGCTGCTGATAGCTTTCATGACAGACTGCGACAAATAGATATCAACAA cctaCTTGCTGTCAGATCGTTAAATGATCAACTCATGTTTCTAGAAAGGGCTTTCATCGATCCACTTGGATTACCTGGAAGGCCATTCTATAG ACATGTTATCTTTGCTCCAAGCAGCCATAACAAGTATGCAGGAGAATCGTTTCCAGGGATCTATGATGCCATGTTTGAcattgaaaacaaagctgatcAAGATGAAGCCTGGAAAGAAGTGAAGAGGCAGATCTCCATTGCAGCCTTcactgtgcaggcagcagcaggaacactgAAAGAAGTAGCATAA